A genomic stretch from Arachis stenosperma cultivar V10309 chromosome 3, arast.V10309.gnm1.PFL2, whole genome shotgun sequence includes:
- the LOC130966439 gene encoding uncharacterized protein LOC130966439, producing the protein MQNQNAAINKLETQIGYLFKQLSNHNLCNNNNSSKEEECQAITLRSGKELKELSQKPQEEGSNEKGEEQDGVQTPISSPQKEKGMPKLNISRAPYPQQLKKKEDDNQFVRFLEIFKKLQINIPFAEAIEQMPLYAMFLKELMTKKRSWKNNETVILTEECSTIIQHKLPQKLKDLGSFQIPCIIGKITVEKAICDLGASINLMLVAMMRKMKIEEAKLTKMALQLADRSFKFPHGIVEDLLVKVGGFIFPADFVVLDMQEEAKTSIILGRPFLATAGAIIDVQKGDLTLRLHNEKMTLNVFKAMSYPPE; encoded by the coding sequence ATGCAGAATCAAAATGCTGCCATCAACAAACTGGAGACACAAATTGGTTATCTATTTAAGCAGCTTTCTAACCACAACCTCTGCAATAATAACAATTCAAGCAAAGAGGAGGAGTGTCAAGCTATAACACTTAGGAGTGGGAAGGAACTCAAGGAACTCTCCCAAAAACCACAAGAAGAAGGCTCAAATGAAAAGGGAGAAGAGCAAGATGGAGTTCAAACTCCCATTTCAAgtccacaaaaagaaaaagggatgcCAAAGCTAAACATCTCAAGAGCTCCATATCCTCAGCAgttgaagaaaaaggaagatgaCAACCAGTTCGTGAGATTCttggaaatcttcaagaaactacaAATCAATATACCCTTTGCTGAAGCAATAgaacaaatgccactctatgccatGTTTCTGAAGGAGCTGATGACTaagaagagaagctggaagAACAATGAGACTGTGATACTAACCGAAGAATGTAGTACTATCATCCAGCACAAACTACCCCAGAAGTTGAAGGATCTTGGGAGCTTTCAGATCCCTTGTATTATAGGGAAAATCACAGTAGAGAAGGCCATTTGTGACTTAGGAGCCAGCATCAATTTGATGTTAGTAGCAATGATGAGGAAGATGAAGATCGAGGAGgctaaactaacaaaaatggCCTTACAACTGGCAGATCGATCGTTCAAGTTCCCTCATGGCATAGTAGAAGATTTGTTGGTTAAAGTAGGAGGCTTTATATTTCCGGCAGATTTTGTAGTGTTAGACATGCAGGAAGAAGCCAAGACCTCCATTATTCTGGGAAGGCCGTTCTTGGCTACTGCTGGAGctatcattgatgtccaaaaaggtgATCTTACCTTGAGATTACACAATGAAAAGATGACACTCAATGTGTTCAAGGCCATGAGTTACCCACCAGAataa